Part of the Hippopotamus amphibius kiboko isolate mHipAmp2 chromosome 7, mHipAmp2.hap2, whole genome shotgun sequence genome, ATCACCAGCTTAGGTTTGAAAAATAATGTCATCTAAAATTTCAGTATCTTTGGGACTGATTACTTTCAAAGAGAGGCTAAGAATAGCCATGGTATATTTACGTGATTATCTGTAGCATGTGATAAAAAGAAGCATTGACAATATAAGCTGGCAAAGAGAACCAAAAAGATTCAACCAAAGgtatgagaaaaatgagaagagtGATATTTTATGATGTCAGGTGTCAACAGCAAACTGACCGTAAGAAAGCCACTGATCCTTGACTTGGAGTCCGCAATTTTGGGATGCTTCTCCTCACTGGACATGCGTGTATTTTGAGTGTTTTGGTGGAGGAAATATGGTAATTGCTGATAATTAACCAAAAAAGGAGAAggcttgtatcattttttacattctttaatCCCAGTTGATTATGATGTCTAGTCTTACCTATTTCCAATTGTCTGAATGTGTGTACTGTGAAAATCCCTGAGAACCCGCCCATTTACATtactctcttttcccctttctctaaTAGGACGTAGGTGGTCCACTAAGAAAGCCCACTTCCTCCATCATTCTGAGACCCCTTCCTGAGGTTTGTTGATAGTGATCACACTCTAAGATCCTGGACAGTTTATAACTCATGTGATACTATATCTACTTTGCTCTAATTATAGTTCAAAGATGCACAATAATTCAGGCTTCAAGCCCATGACATTTTTCTGGCCATAGTGATATGCTCAGTTTTGTCTAAAAAGACAGGAGGAAGTCAGTATTGTTCTTTTATCAACTGAGGAAATAATATACATTCTACTGATATTGTTGAGGAAACAGTAGCCCCAGTTGCTGCTGGCAACTCTCTTGAGGtatgaagaaaggaaggcagaagagGAATAAAAGATACAGATAAAAGAGAATGCAGACAAGAGAGACCCAGAGAAATGACACTTGAGCCATGGTCAAATTGAGCTCAAAGCCTTCCTCACTGTTAGATTTTTCAGTTATGTGGTCCAATAAATACCTTTACTTTTTGAACCAAATGATATTGGGAGTTTTCTTACTTTCAACTACAATGTCCTATCTAACACAATGTGTTCTGCAACAGGAAGAAGAGGATCTGGTTCCCAAAGCTGTGGTGGCCCACCTGCCATCGAAGGGAACACAACTAAAATAGAAACTGGCACAAGCACAATCACTGTGAACTTTTCAAACCCATGTTATTACTTTAAATAGGGAAGAAAATCAAGACATCTGGCATTGTTCAATCATAAATTCATTTAAACTCATGGAGAAGTGTTTCCACCAAAAATGCTAAAGGAGTATTTAGGTAAGGCAGTCTATCttagaaagaacaaatgaaatgttaacaaacatgagaaagaaaagacactgaCCGTTCATTTCATCTCTTTATTTGAGAAACAATAACCTCACATGACAATGCTATACTCTTCTTGACCCATATGTAAAATTTTGTCAGTGGTCTCATGGGACAAATGTCTTTTCCAGATTACAGAActagtcaaaaatattttttccacaatGGAAGCTTGTGGTGAGGGAGGGGTGATGATAAGGGGGAAGGTAGGTTAGGATTAGTGGTCTGGAAATGTGCATATGCACAAAAAGTCTGGGTCTTGCCTTCAGTTAGGTGAAGggaatttcttcaaaaaatatcttttttttttaattaaaaaaaaatgctaaaaagaaatcctgccaGACAATAAGTTGTCCCAAATCCAGTCCTGACTGAACTCAGAGAATTTTAAGAGCCAAGGATGGAGGACCTTCTGGGGTTTGTTCTCCTACTTGCCTTGTAGGGACAGGGCAACATGTAGTTAGATGGACTTGTGCCAGTCAACTAAGGTGAGGGAATTACAGAAgctgaaagacattaaaaaattgtACAACAATTTGAaagattacctttttttttctgtcaaaactaacaacaaaactattaggttttcattttgaatatgtgttttatccatttaatttttgaatttcttcattttatttgtactttatgaaaatttataaaatctgTTCATTATCCTTTACACTGATAGTTTAGGAAGTACTGTTCTAAACATCATCAGATCCTAAACTGGTTGCCTCACACCAGAGAACTTGCCTAGGAGACTGTGTGAGCAGTAGAATGTGTGGGAAAGCAATGTCTTTATATATACACAACTGACGTCCTAGAGAAACAGTGCTGACGTACCACACCACAAATACACCGAGAGGAATGTATATATTTAGTTATTTCCTCAAGGACCTGAGTGAAATTGGGTACACGTTGACCCACCAATTTTCCTCACTACCCACTTCCTGACCTGAGTTTGTCTATGAAAATGAAGCAGAGAAGACAAGCAAtggaaagataaaatttttattatagtacCTTGAAACTTCAGGTTATAGAACATACAAAAGAGCCTGATATGAGGCTGGGGAGGAGAAAACATCAGAATGAAGTGGTTAGGTTGTGGATGTGGGGAGAATATCCAATTCGGGGATGGGTCTTCACGCTTGGTTCCAAGTCCATGATGAGCTGCACACAAGACTCAGGCTGCTGAATTCCCATCTGACCTAGCCCTTGAACTTGCAGACATAGGGTAAGTTCACAGAGCAGTTATAAGCTTTCCACTTCAGATACCCTAGAGAGACAGAAGAGCTCATGTGAATTGGGTTGGTGGAGCTAGAGAACCCAATAGAGAGGCATCCCACATTCCGGCTGAGGACTCAAAGGCTCTCCCTCATCTTCACCAGGGTCCCACTccaggaaaaggagacagaaagaaaggagagaaaagaagggatgGGAGCAGAAAGCCAATATTACAGTTCCAGCCCAGGAGGATTCTCTGAAGATCAGACCCAGAAATGAGGGATAAGAGGAGGGAAAAGGTTGGGCAGAAGTGACCTCCTCTGTTCCTTACCTGAGCTTCTTGACAGGCTTCCGCAGGAGCCAGAGTTTGAGATGGTTGCAGGATTTGTCTCCCAGGCAACATAATTGAGCACATCAGTGCTACTCCACTCCCACCCAGCGGCATTGGGCTCAGTGCCCTACAGAGCAGAGGATGGAGTCAGGTGAGGTGGAAAGGAATTTCGAGTTCTCCTGGCCTGATTCTGTCATCTGGAAGACCTGATCCCCACCCCAGCATCATGGAATTAGCTCTGCTCTTCCAGATGATGCCCCATAGCTCTCTGAGAAACTCTCTCTAATTCTTTGCTCCTATGGGCAAATTGCAAAGTGAATGATCATAAAGACCAGTGGAAGCCCTCAGAGAAACATGTCACTATCTGACTACACTTGATGGTGCATTTGTGATTACCATCTGAACCTCCAAGATAACGTCAGTTTTATAAGGGAAAAATGCATCAATCCTAAATCTTCATTTAGGACTAAGTACAGTATGTGCAGACTGAAGAAGGCATAGAAAACTAAATTATAAGGCATGATGTGTAAATCATATAAAAATTTTGAGAAGAAGCCAATTAACTTTAGCTGAAGACTGGAGATCTACACAGAACTCAGCTCTTCAGCTGTCCTCAAGGCTCTTACTTTCCACAATCACCCCCTGAGCTCCAGGGATCTCTACATAATGTCCTAGGCAGGCACAAAGGAAAAGGGGGGACCTGGGTGGCCATAGCATCTTGGGAGGAAACAGACTAGAGGATGAAGTGTACCTCTGTGGGGTCATGGAACCCAATCCAGACATCTGAGGGAGTTTTCAAACTGTTCTTGACCAAGGAGGCCACAAAGGATCCCTCTGCCCCACTGAGCACAGACACAAGGTGTCCTGAGGGCCTCTTCTGGCAGGCCATCTGTGTGGAGAAGGGAGAGGCTGAGAAGGAGCTGGAGACCCCtggggggagggctgggctgAGGTAGGTGAGAAGGGGTGTGTTTGCAAAAGATGAGGTGTTCATTCTCATCTTAAGAAACTCTTGAG contains:
- the LOC130857160 gene encoding lithostathine-like, coding for MMPSTAIPSLSWMLFCCLMLLSQVQGEDSQKELPSERISCPKGSMAYASYCYALFITPKTWMNADMACQKRPSGHLVSVLSGAEGSFVASLVKNSLKTPSDVWIGFHDPTEGTEPNAAGWEWSSTDVLNYVAWETNPATISNSGSCGSLSRSSGYLKWKAYNCSVNLPYVCKFKG